Genomic DNA from Macadamia integrifolia cultivar HAES 741 chromosome 6, SCU_Mint_v3, whole genome shotgun sequence:
TAGAGGATCCATTCTCCAACCATTTAGGAtacaaattatttaaaatggTGCATTCTCAAATTGAAACAAAACCCATCAAGCTTCAATGATAGTGAAGCCAACCAATGTATCGTGTATCACACAACATGTGTATCATGATATGATATCTACACATGTTCTTCAAAGAAGTCAAATGGGCTAAAAGAGAGAGGGTCCATGTTGGTGGAAATATAATTAGGGATGTTAATGTGTCCTCTCTCAGTAGGTCTCCTTAAACTAGGTAGCCAAAAAGTGTGTCCCATCAGAATTTGATGATTTCTTATAACCCAAGTCATTAATTCtagaatagaaatagaaatagaaacccgCACCCCAAGATTGAAGATTagtattaaataaaaacaaaagagaaatataTAATTAAGGGCTTACTGATGACGTGCACATACGTTACTAAAAGCAAAGACAAGCAAGGCATAGCTAGCTAGTGATCAATGGATCATCAACACATTACATCCTTGAGAAGCTTATATCTCCGCCCCGTGGGCCTCGGCGATGGTGCAGGACTAGTGGTGCTCTTCCCAGCTTTGTCGGCCGTGTTGTCTTCTTTGACATCGTTTTGTTTGATCCTCTCCCCGCCGCTATACTCAGACCTGTTCATTGACATACCATGATCTGGTCCTCCGGCATACCTCCTTGATGAAGAAGACACcccaccaccaacaccacctCCATGCTTTGCTCTTCTCTCTTCGCTCTGGCACCAATCACACAATTCCATCTTCTCCGACGATTCACTGTAGTAGCTACTGCAATACCTGccgggaaaaatggaaaaatcaaaaaacacaataggaggaggagaagaagaagaaggaggttaACATCTAAGATGATGGGTAGTCTAGTCTTATCAACACATGCATGATATTTATGTTATATATGTATGATGGATGATGGGATGATGATGAAATGAAAGGCATACGAATGCTGAAAGCGATGACGGCATCTGTTGCAGTGGAAGATCTTGTCAGGGAAACCGACGTCGCCGCACATGCAGCAAACTGTCTGATTATCCACCATTTCTGAGAAAACTTTAGGTTTCTCTGCAgagataatagaagaagagagagccCAGAAAAACCTTAAAAcagaagaagcaaagaaagaggagagagagagagatgaaggaaATGGTTCAGTCGGTGGtaagatacatatatttatacCCAACAGGTTGCTTGCAGTCGTTttcagtagagagagagagagagagaggggctcAAACCAGGGGAAGAAACCTTAACATGATCACTGAAAAGACGATTATGTCCTTGACCTatctttcatgattttttttttttacccatggGAGGGtaacagaataaataaaaaaacacaaacgCATACACTGACACAATGTATACGACAGAGTTTGATCCCATGACATTCTCCCCTAGGTGCTAGCTCTACAAGTCGAAGCTATCACCACTTAGCTATCTGCCTATCTTAGTATTCGTACTTTCATGATCTTTTAATGCTTactattttatctatttttctgATAAAATTTGGATAATCTAAGTTACAAAAACTTTCCTTTGATATGGGCGTAGAGAAATTGAAATCTCAAAAAGGATTTGAGAAAAACTAAAACTTAGAAGAAAAGGTTTcgtgaattattttattttcttaactaTGAACCAAGGCAACACGAAAGTTCCTGAAACTTTtgtctcaattttttttattcattttattttttgtttgtcaTCTTGTGGTTTTATGCTTttatttaccattttacccttccatTGATGCATTAGGAAAGTGAAAATCCGCCTACAAGAAATGGTCAACTTTCAGTGCCTTTCCATCTCCTTCCTTGATGGACATTTTTGTCTACCCACTTTTTGTGGTGGAAAATGGGAGTGTGGGACTCTATTCTAAAATATGTCAGGCTACTTCCAGACTCTTCATAGActctgaataaaaaattaaaaaaagtgtAGTGCACCAAATGAATCGAGTTACCATTGACATCCAAAACCCCCTAGTTTATTAATCATGTGATAACATCTTTATATGAGATTCTATCATTCATGGAATAACAGACTATAATTAATGTGTATTAAATCATCACATCTTGAATCAAAGAATCATATTTAAGATTGTCATTCTCATAAAATATAGAAGAGGTTATCTACAAATATCAAAGGAAAcgaatgagagagaaaataagatttaaaaaaaaaacctgattttAGGAGGATCTCAGAAGACCTGATTTTCTGCAAAGGTGAACATCCTTTACTTGTAACTTTCCCAGAATACTTTTTATAAGACTGGTTCAAAGCACAATTTGGAACTTTCCCTGTGGAATCAACTTGCTTAGTCGAAAAGCTTTGAACCATATCACTTATATAATATAATGTATTTTGACTAGTGATCAAGGAGAGGACACCCTTTGGGCTCTTGGAACCTCTCCACTTTGCTTGACTCATGGGGttctcttaattaattaattaaaaggtTAAAGAGGGTAGGGAGAGATCTTCATGGGACTGGAGCCCTTTATTCTTGATCGAATCCAAATAGAATACTCAATTCCTTGGATCATTACAATGCATTGCTCTGAGTTCGTAGGCATGGCCCATCAATGATGAATGTAGGTAGGGTTGTCAATTGGTCGGTTGGACCAATTTTGGTTTGGTCTCATCGATTTCAGtgtgagaaaaaataaatccaaaactTATCAAATAAGCATCAGTTTCAGATCAATTTGCTATCCATTGGGTATTGATTTGGGTTCGGTTTATTATGTAAATATACCCATAAGTATAGAAATAATCATGctttttaatgatttttcagGCTGGTATTAGTTTTCTATTTGGTTATAAGACTTCCGGTTTTCGAAAGTAAGTTCAGCTTCAGTGTGGACCAATTTGGGTTTGATGTCATAAAACCCCAGTCCAATCCAATTGGcttcattttggttttgattcaagCTGATTTTGATTGATTGAGGTTAATTTCATCGGTTCCggctaggttttgacatccCTTCATGTTTTTGCTTATGTTATCATCCATCAACCAGAAAGTGAACATGGAAACAGGTCATGACCATTGAATATGAAGTGATTAAACATTGAATCACCCACCAACACTCTGGTTGAAATGGGTCAATTCAAATTTCTAATCTGAACTATTatcagtttctttttttaaccTCAACTAGGCTTTTGTGAGGTGGCAATAGGTTGGTGTCTAAACCAGGCCCAACCGTTGGGTGACCCGTCACACTAATCAAGCCCTTTTTTGTGGGCTTGAAAAGACAAGTAACCATATATTTTCGGCTCCCTTTTAGCTTTAGGTTTAAAAAATGAGGTTACTGAGATGAAATGTTGACTTAGATTCCAGATTCCAAGGACTTGATTATTACTGGAACAAGAAAAGGATACACAAAATCAATAATGGCCAACCTTGGTAatgtctctttctttcttataaatTGGATTATAGATCCTAGAGGGGTCAATTCTATAAAGAAGAACCATTGGTTAGTCAAGCGGTCAAGCCCTACCATGTATGTAGTTGGGGTGCAATGGGTATGGGCTACTGCCCATCTCTTCTGAAAAAGGAAGAACAGTAAGAGGGAAGGGACACAAACATCAAACAAAGCTGATTGCATCCGTCAAGGGCACGAAGGTGTTCCCATAAGGAAAACGGAAGTAACTTCCCCCACAATCAAACACAAGAATTTAACCATACGTCAACGATGAgatgaaatatattttaatatcAATGAAGAATCGGGTTATAATCATCATTATAAGAAAATCAAGTTTTGTGACCTGACTCGTCCTTTGCAAAATCTGTGAGTCGGAGTGAGTCATAAAAATCAGGCGAGTCATATCAAGTTTTCCTGTCTCATTTCCATACTAGTCTTTCTCAAGCAATCCaaacaaataattaataaataaattaaacgAGACAAGATAGATTAAAagtgtttgtttttcaaatttttttttatgaagccGATCATTCATTGTCTCTTGGATGAAAGTGATACGGTCTGACTTGGAGATGTCATGGTTTTGAATtgtgtttttttaattaaaatttagatgtatACACTCAATAGTCATTAAACTCAATCCAGAAGACCTCAGACATTGAACATTACACatcattagaatatattttagttcaaaacTATTCAGAAATGACGGCTCAAATTTTTGACAAGAATCGGCCGTTTTGTTATGACTCGAGCAAAACAAACGAGTCTTGAATGACTCGATATGATTTGGTTcgagtcttttcattttttgatacAGGACGAGTCTTCATGACTCTTGACGAGATTTCTAATATTTGACCAAACTCAACCTAGTTTTCCTAGTCAAAACCTAATTTTCCAACAATGATAATCGCTCGTCTTTATATCTCTCTCAGATtaattacagagaaagaatcCTCACTTCAAATTATAGAACC
This window encodes:
- the LOC122082885 gene encoding uncharacterized protein LOC122082885, translating into MVDNQTVCCMCGDVGFPDKIFHCNRCRHRFQHSYCSSYYSESSEKMELCDWCQSEERRAKHGGGVGGGVSSSSRRYAGGPDHGMSMNRSEYSGGERIKQNDVKEDNTADKAGKSTTSPAPSPRPTGRRYKLLKDVMC